From one Lycium barbarum isolate Lr01 chromosome 6, ASM1917538v2, whole genome shotgun sequence genomic stretch:
- the LOC132599915 gene encoding transcription initiation factor TFIID subunit 7-like → MMTSFCNKKVHPFICLPNSKHNGTEIDFSLPRPDIFTAASIGGDTPMTPPAAVEKKDPGGFGFLDEVGGTVDGLMSCTETLGFESSDERSVDDQIEDNHHEIDLFPTRNSYYGTNNMASTNNSRSSQRGNLEKKEKTKKFPPPLSSLSQDGKPNFFLRAVRKDGRLELTEVKIGWQKTLLASRQDGRLRLHLIPNEKEEEEEEENEDFPVETEKHLNDEEIETVEENEHLDDDGVIETIEENDDEIIDDDDEEEKVEEWKFPMTSSASGDAHRRCYGGHHGHRHNNLHVWRQRCVTTR, encoded by the coding sequence ATGATGACGAGCTTTTGCAACAAAAAAGTCCACCCTTTCATATGTTTACCAAATTCCAAACACAACGGAACAGAGATAGACTTTTCCCTCCCCCGTCCAGATATTTTCACCGCCGCTTCAATCGGTGGTGACACCCCCATGACACCGCCAGCCGCCGTCGAGAAAAAAGATCCAGGCGGATTTGGATTCCTAGATGAAGTTGGTGGTACTGTTGATGGACTAATGTCTTGTACAGAGACTCTAGGTTTCGAGAGTTCCGATGAGAGGTCAGTTGATGATCAAATTGAGGATAATCATCATGAAATAGATTTGTTTCCTACTAGGAATTCATATTATGGTACCAATAATATGGCTAGTACTAATAATTCTAGGAGCTCGCAAAGAGGTaatttggagaagaaagaaaagacgAAGAAGTTTCCACCGCCATTATCATCCTTAAGCCAAGACGGAAAGCCAAATTTCTTCCTGCGTGCTGTGAGGAAAGATGGACGGTTAGAATTAACAGAAGTGAAAATTGGTTGGCAAAAAACTCTCCTTGCTTCTCGCCAAGATGGACGGTTGAGATTGCATCTCATTCCcaatgaaaaagaagaagaagaagaggaggaaaacGAAGATTTTCCCGTGGAAACAGAGAAACACCTAAACGATGAAGAGATTGAAACAGTTGAAGAAAATGAACACCTAGACGATGATGGAGTGATTGAAACAATTGAAGAAAATGATGATGAGATAATTGATGATGACGATGAAGAAGAAAAGGTTGAGGAGTGGAAGTTTCCGATGACGAGTAGTGCAAGTGGAGATGCCCATCGGAGATGTTACGGTGGCCACCATGGCCACCGCCATAACAACTTACATGTGTGGAGGCAACGCTGTGTTACAACTAGGTGA